In Dromiciops gliroides isolate mDroGli1 chromosome 5, mDroGli1.pri, whole genome shotgun sequence, the following are encoded in one genomic region:
- the ASCL4 gene encoding achaete-scute homolog 4, with protein MEGNKSAGALRRLPCHLSATSMSSPGSCSRLSLGEPFRVSFHLDSAYWDQAYYRGCSGRFSCFPLPGRLGVLDCAFEPPFIQKRNERERQRVRCVNEGYARLRAHLPRELVEKRLSKVETLRAAITYIKHLQDLLDCHSVGACSKAKESPASSGADPRPECNSDGESKASSAPSPYSECEDVCS; from the coding sequence ATGGAGGGCAATAAGTCTGCTGGTGCCCTGAGAAGACTCCCCTGCCACCTTTCAGCCACATCCATGAGCTCACCAGGGAGTTGTAGCCGATTGTCCTTGGGAGAACCTTTCCGTGTCTCTTTCCACCTAGACAGTGCTTACTGGGACCAGGCCTACTACAGGGGCTGCTCAGGAAGATTCTCCTGCTTCCCTCTGCCCGGCCGGCTCGGAGTGTTAGACTGTGCCTTCGAACCACCCTTCATCCAGAAACGGAATGAGCGGGAGAGGCAGCGGGTGCGCTGCGTGAATGAGGGGTACGCTCGCCTCCGGGCCCACCTGCCCCGGGAGCTGGTGGAGAAGCGGCTCAGCAAAGTGGAGACCCTCCGGGCGGCCATCACCTACATTAAACATCTCCAGGATCTCCTCGACTGTCATTCCGTAGGTGCATGCAGTAAGGCCAAAGAGAGCCCAGCCTCGTCCGGCGCTGACCCGAGGCCAGAGTGCAACAGTGATGGAGAATCCAAGGCCTCTTCAGCCCCATCTCCATACAGCGAGTGTGAGGACGTTTGCAGCTAG